Sequence from the Pyrobaculum neutrophilum V24Sta genome:
ACGCCGGCTAGATTTAGGAACCCCACCACGGAGGCCCCCGCCAACTCCGGCCGCCAGCCGTAGAGACCGCCCATCTTCTCCAGGTCACGGGTATGGAGGTGCATTATGAGGTACCCCGCCGTCATGAAGAGGACGGCTTTGCCTAGGCCGTGGCTTAGGTAGAGCAGTGCTACTGCGGTGTAGCCGTACGCATTCTTTAGGGATACCCCGAGGAGCATGTAGCCCATCTGCGACACCGTCGAGTAGGCGAACAGCCTCTTGAGGTCTTTCTGGAGGTACGCCATGAGGCCGCCGTATACGGCGGTGGCCAACGCGTAGTATACAACCCACCTTTCCCACCCAGGAGGCACGAGGTACATGCCCACTGCCGCTATTATGTACCCGCCGACGCCCACTAAGACGGGAGACAGCAAGGCGGATAGGGGAGTCGGCGCCTCAGCGTGGACGTAGGGCAACCACATGTGGACTCCCAGGGCCGCCATCTTTATCAGAGATCCAACTAGTATCAGTAGAAACGCGGCTTGGTCTACCCCTGGGGCTACGCCGCTGAGGAGCGGCACGTAGTAGACCCCTCTCAGGTAGAGGAGGAGGAAGCCTGCGAGCATAAGCAGCGCCCCAACGTGCGACCACACCAGATACATAACAGATATCCTCACCCTGTCTCCATACCCGTAGTACAAGATCTGGAAAAGCGAGGCAACAAGCGCCACCTCTATAAATATATACACGGTTATTAGGTTAGCCGCGGCAAACGCCCCGGCGAGCCCGCCGAGGAAGAACCCGTAGGTTAGGTAGAAGATGGAGGTGTCTCTCCCCAGCTCGTGGCCTCTGTGTTCCATATACGGCGGAGAATACAGCGCCACGAAGACCCCGACAAGCGCCACAGTTAGTAGGAAAACGCCGTTAAACGGCGTGACTTTAAACGACAACAGGTTGAACCCATCCATAGCCCCCTCGGCCACCGTCCCTCCTCCAAAAGCCACGGCAGATGAAATAGCTAAGAGGGGCAATAGAGCGGCGGCTGATATATAGCCCGCTATATACGGTGACCTTTTAGCCGCCACGTAGGCCGCCAGCGACAGCGCCATCGGCAGTAGCAGAGACGCCAGGATCGTCATACCTCCCGCCCGCTCGTTATCGAAGACACATCTGTGTCCTTCGTAAGGCTGTAGTTACGGTATATCAGAGCCGCCAGTATGGCTGCCTCTGACACAGACGCCATAACTAGGAACAAAACGCCGTATAGGGCCGATGCGGGGTCTTTGACGGCTACGGGCGCCAGCGCGGCGAACGCCCCTACTGTGGCCAACTCAAGAGATATCAAGATCCTCACGAGGTTTCTAGTGACCGCTATTCCGTACAAGCCGAGGAGTATCAGGACGAGCCCTACAGCTGTGGCCACCGTCATGACCTCCTGGCGATCTCAACGCCCACTATCAGCGAGAGGGCCGCCACGCTGAATAGTAGAACGGCCACCTCGGCGAGGTTTACGCCCTGAAGAACGCCGACGGCTTCGCGGTGCCCCATCTGGAGGAACAACGCGGCTAAAGCCGTGGCCGCCAGAAGCACGGTAGAAGCCGCGATTCTTCTGGCTCCCCACCTATGGACTCCCCCGTACATCGCCGCTGTGACGATCACCAAGAGCATCACTGCGCCGATGTATATGACGAAGATGAGAAGGGCAGGCGCGAACTGACCGAGGTACGCGTAGTAGGCCCCCACCGCTCCGGCTGATACAGCTAAGGATGACGCCGAATATACATTATCTCGCGAAAAAACAGCTACAATACCGAAGAGGAGAGCCGCCAAGAGAAGCAAGTCGCCTAACATATCGCCGGTTTGGAGTAGCATTTTAAAATATTGTTACTAGTGTATGTGCTACTGAACTCTGACCTTCCTAGGGAGACCCCCGACGTATTTTATAGCTACTTTTACAGCCTTGTAGGGCGAGTGTATCTTCGGCGGTTCCCTCTCCATGTCCGGCGTATAGATCATCTCCTTGTAGTCGTACCAAGCCAGCTCCTTAATGTCCGTGGGGTATAGAGCGTCAGTTGGACATACGTCTATACAGAAGTGGCACATTATACAGCGTCCGTAGTCTATGCCGGGGTAGCGTTTTCCGTTTGGCTCCATATACATCTTAATAGCGTTGGTGGGGCATATACGGGCGCACAACATACACGAAGTGCACTTCTCTGTCCAGAGCCCTATCCAGCCTCTCATCCGCCCATATTCAAGCTTCTCGTATGGGTAGAAGACCGTGATGCGCTCCGGCTTTGCGAAGTTCCTCGCCGCTACGGCGAGCGCGTCCAACGTCGCTTTCACAATATAGCCGAGCTTCCCGCTCATGGTATACCCAGAAGTCTCAGCACTGCTGACCAAGCCACGGCGGCTAGGCCCAGCGCAAACAGGCCCCTCCACCCCAACACAAGCGTATGGTCTAGCCTAAGCACCGGCATCGCGGCTCTCAAGAAGGCGTAGAAGAACATGACAAGCCCGGTCTTGGCCAAAACCCAAGCCGCAAGCAACAGGTGGCCGAACATGTCTTGAGGCCAGGGCCCGGCGCTATACCCAGGTATTGCCCAGCCTCCGAGGAACACAAGCGACGCCAGGAGGGAGTAGGAGAAGGTGGCGTAGTAGGTACCTCCGGCGAAGGAGAGCACTAGGTAGACGCCGCCGTAGTCGCTGTAGGGCCCCGTGGCCACATCGCCTTCGTAGTCCGCTATCTCGAAGGGAAAGCGGGCGGTGGCCATGGCTACCGCTATTATGAAGACTAGGAAGGCCAGGGGGTTGAGCAACGCCCCTACGACAAAGGTCTGCTTCTCTACGATCTGTATGGGGTCTAGCGTCCCGTAGAGTATGGCCATCGCCAGGATGGAGAGGAGGAGGGGGAGCTCGTATGCGGCAACCAGCAACGCCTCGCGGGCCGCTCCCACGTATGCGAACTTGTTGTTAGCGGCCCACCCTATGACGACAACCGCTATGGAGACTAGCAGAAGGATGACAATGGAAAAGAGGAGGCCGTACTGGAGGAGGCTATTGTCCTTTATCAGCTTAAGCGAAGGCGTGAGAGGTAGGAGGAGGGAAGCGCCGAAGGCCAGCGTGGTGAATATGGCTGGGCCCAGTGTAAATAACGTCTTGTGGGCGCCTCTCGGCACTATGGGCTCGCTGGAGAGGAACTTCAGCGCGTCAGCTAGCAACTGCAGATAGCCGCCCAGTTGCGGCGACACGTGGTACGGCCCGACGCGCATCTGCACCCTGGCTGCGGCCTTACGTTCGAACCACACCACGGTGAGCAGTATGCCTCCCGAGGCCGCTAACATCAGTACGAAAAACCAGAGGCGAGGCGAGAGGAGGAGGCCCCCTAGATCCATAGCCCAATCCATGTTCTCCATTTTTAACCTTACCTATCTTGCTCGGGCGGGAAGTAGCCGAAGGATCCGTATATGGCTGGGAGATCCATCAGCCTAGATCCCACGAAGGCCTTCACCATCGCCCGGACGTTTTGCCAAGAGGGGGTGGATATCCTCACCCTATACGGCTTCTCTGTGCCGTCTCCAAAGACGTGGAAGAAGTAGCGGCCGCGCCCCCCCTCGCTCACGCCGAGGCCCTCCGCCTGAGGAAGCGTCGTTGTGAAGAAGGCGCCTAGCTTGATGTGCTCGTTCGCCCTCTCCTTGTGCTTAGGCGGTAGCCTGTGGAGAACGGCGTCCCCTACTAGGGGGCCTTCCCTGGGGACGCGGTCTAGGGCCTGCCTTATTATCTTGACGCTTTCGCGGATCTCGCAGATCCTAACCATCGCCCTAGCCAGGGAGTCCCCCCCGTCTTCAACGCAGACGTTCCACTCCAACTCGTCGTAGACGCCGTATTT
This genomic interval carries:
- the nuoI gene encoding NADH-quinone oxidoreductase subunit NuoI, which translates into the protein MSGKLGYIVKATLDALAVAARNFAKPERITVFYPYEKLEYGRMRGWIGLWTEKCTSCMLCARICPTNAIKMYMEPNGKRYPGIDYGRCIMCHFCIDVCPTDALYPTDIKELAWYDYKEMIYTPDMEREPPKIHSPYKAVKVAIKYVGGLPRKVRVQ
- a CDS encoding NADH-quinone oxidoreductase subunit K, with amino-acid sequence MTVATAVGLVLILLGLYGIAVTRNLVRILISLELATVGAFAALAPVAVKDPASALYGVLFLVMASVSEAAILAALIYRNYSLTKDTDVSSITSGREV
- a CDS encoding complex I subunit 5 family protein; amino-acid sequence: MTILASLLLPMALSLAAYVAAKRSPYIAGYISAAALLPLLAISSAVAFGGGTVAEGAMDGFNLLSFKVTPFNGVFLLTVALVGVFVALYSPPYMEHRGHELGRDTSIFYLTYGFFLGGLAGAFAAANLITVYIFIEVALVASLFQILYYGYGDRVRISVMYLVWSHVGALLMLAGFLLLYLRGVYYVPLLSGVAPGVDQAAFLLILVGSLIKMAALGVHMWLPYVHAEAPTPLSALLSPVLVGVGGYIIAAVGMYLVPPGWERWVVYYALATAVYGGLMAYLQKDLKRLFAYSTVSQMGYMLLGVSLKNAYGYTAVALLYLSHGLGKAVLFMTAGYLIMHLHTRDLEKMGGLYGWRPELAGASVVGFLNLAGVLTIGMISEILLTVAYASYFRSNYVYYIPYALMLVVTGVYAFNTTRLVFFGPHRYEGKGPIDIALASITAVAFISVLFLLPPFSSALADNIYNTARELGLWR
- the nuoH gene encoding NADH-quinone oxidoreductase subunit NuoH, which produces MDLGGLLLSPRLWFFVLMLAASGGILLTVVWFERKAAARVQMRVGPYHVSPQLGGYLQLLADALKFLSSEPIVPRGAHKTLFTLGPAIFTTLAFGASLLLPLTPSLKLIKDNSLLQYGLLFSIVILLLVSIAVVVIGWAANNKFAYVGAAREALLVAAYELPLLLSILAMAILYGTLDPIQIVEKQTFVVGALLNPLAFLVFIIAVAMATARFPFEIADYEGDVATGPYSDYGGVYLVLSFAGGTYYATFSYSLLASLVFLGGWAIPGYSAGPWPQDMFGHLLLAAWVLAKTGLVMFFYAFLRAAMPVLRLDHTLVLGWRGLFALGLAAVAWSAVLRLLGIP